The proteins below are encoded in one region of Rhodospirillales bacterium:
- a CDS encoding FAD-dependent oxidoreductase has product MAMSTDSGANLLPPELADDTNDKHYVAAPCQIACPVGTDAPSYIGYIWEGKFDEAFEAITATNPFSSICGRVCDAPCEPACRRAASDGPLQIRNLKRFVMDKLGVSWKPEVAPVTREQSVGIVGAGPAGLVAAHDLAVAGFKIDVYEMTDKAGGMMIWGIPAFRLPPGIINEDMGRLVARCPGLTIHTNTALGRDVTLQQLKERHDAVCLTIGSWWGKKMGIPGEDDARVIDGVEFLRRVNDGERPQMPREVVVIGGGDVAMDACRAALRLPGCEHVKVVYRRGPDEIPARKIELEGAIEEGIEFVYNTQQVEIIDAGDDSLKLRCVKTGLGEPDEEGRRRPEPIAGSVHDIDCGMVIAAVGQFSACDDVETGTLMGSDRVNTSWETMRTDDPKVFAAGDGAFGGSTIVMAMSHGQRLAYYVKSFLEGNEVPVSYRTPWRTRRVPVAQDLNWEKFGLHHPPFHGVGENPIEFPEIESTYTWEEARNEAARCYRCDAETGSADYSVKNREDIFLMARMDRTDVARQAKMLAKRLRPRENPFPEQRPATVDDLVFLPANLSRLVIDPYREACKVATDLGFGRMEIAQPFFATGFDNAPADVKAGIAKGLEAGAAGYIGVQPIGDNVPWLQLVIPGQIASDAEAAGLIHVVGPRFAAPGDIRRHHDDQLLGLSVSHAEALEKAIVFGLDNGFDVLLLNGSAAVGRDWPELAGPPDLSLMRDAIRILRRLNKEEEIDLLWFGGIRSGTDAAKLIGMGSKSLVFGMTVAFVAGGEIIGDHALVFAPDLSEDERGHAVANILKSALGEASMMARCTGKTNLHNLEPEDMRALTLATAEATDIVLAGKH; this is encoded by the coding sequence ATGGCCATGAGCACCGATAGCGGCGCGAACCTTCTGCCGCCCGAACTCGCCGACGACACCAATGACAAGCACTATGTGGCAGCGCCATGCCAGATTGCCTGCCCGGTCGGCACCGATGCGCCGAGCTATATCGGCTACATATGGGAAGGCAAGTTCGACGAAGCCTTCGAGGCGATCACGGCGACCAACCCGTTCAGCTCGATCTGCGGCCGTGTCTGTGATGCGCCTTGCGAGCCGGCCTGCCGCCGTGCGGCAAGCGACGGTCCGCTCCAGATCCGCAATCTCAAGCGGTTCGTCATGGACAAGCTCGGCGTCAGCTGGAAGCCTGAAGTGGCACCGGTCACGCGCGAGCAGAGCGTCGGCATTGTCGGTGCTGGCCCCGCCGGCCTCGTCGCCGCCCACGATCTTGCTGTCGCGGGTTTCAAGATCGACGTCTACGAGATGACCGACAAGGCCGGCGGCATGATGATCTGGGGCATTCCGGCTTTCCGTCTGCCGCCCGGCATCATCAACGAGGATATGGGCCGGCTCGTCGCTCGCTGTCCGGGTCTCACGATCCACACCAACACCGCACTCGGTCGCGATGTCACCCTGCAGCAGCTGAAGGAGCGGCACGACGCGGTCTGCCTGACCATCGGCTCCTGGTGGGGCAAGAAAATGGGCATCCCCGGCGAGGACGACGCGCGCGTGATCGACGGCGTCGAGTTCCTGCGCCGTGTGAACGACGGCGAACGCCCGCAGATGCCGCGCGAGGTCGTTGTGATCGGCGGCGGTGACGTCGCCATGGACGCTTGCCGCGCTGCCCTTCGCCTGCCGGGCTGTGAACACGTCAAGGTTGTGTACCGTCGCGGTCCCGACGAGATCCCGGCGCGCAAGATCGAGCTTGAGGGCGCGATCGAGGAAGGCATTGAGTTCGTCTACAACACCCAACAGGTCGAGATCATTGATGCGGGTGACGACAGCCTGAAGCTGCGCTGCGTGAAGACCGGACTGGGCGAGCCCGACGAGGAAGGCCGCCGCCGGCCCGAGCCGATTGCCGGGTCGGTGCATGATATCGATTGCGGCATGGTGATCGCGGCGGTTGGCCAGTTTAGCGCCTGCGACGACGTCGAAACCGGTACCCTGATGGGTTCGGACCGCGTCAACACGTCCTGGGAGACAATGCGGACGGACGATCCCAAGGTCTTTGCGGCCGGAGACGGTGCGTTCGGCGGCTCCACGATCGTCATGGCCATGAGCCACGGCCAGCGCCTAGCCTACTACGTGAAGTCGTTCCTTGAGGGTAACGAGGTGCCGGTGTCCTACCGCACGCCGTGGCGCACGCGCCGGGTGCCGGTGGCGCAGGACCTCAACTGGGAGAAGTTCGGGCTGCACCACCCGCCGTTCCATGGTGTCGGCGAGAACCCCATCGAGTTCCCGGAGATCGAGTCGACCTACACTTGGGAGGAGGCGCGCAACGAGGCCGCCCGCTGCTACCGTTGCGATGCCGAAACCGGTTCCGCCGACTACTCGGTGAAGAACCGCGAGGACATCTTCCTGATGGCGCGGATGGACAGGACCGATGTGGCCCGTCAGGCAAAGATGCTCGCCAAAAGGTTGCGTCCGCGCGAGAATCCCTTCCCGGAGCAACGCCCGGCTACGGTCGATGATCTGGTCTTTCTGCCGGCCAACCTGTCGCGTCTGGTGATTGATCCCTATCGCGAAGCCTGCAAGGTGGCGACCGATCTCGGATTCGGCCGCATGGAGATCGCCCAACCCTTCTTCGCCACCGGTTTCGACAACGCGCCGGCAGATGTGAAGGCCGGGATCGCGAAGGGTCTGGAGGCCGGTGCGGCCGGCTACATCGGCGTCCAGCCGATCGGCGACAACGTACCCTGGCTGCAGCTTGTCATCCCCGGTCAGATCGCGTCCGACGCCGAGGCGGCCGGCCTGATCCATGTTGTCGGGCCGCGTTTCGCGGCACCCGGCGATATCAGGCGCCATCACGACGACCAGCTTCTTGGCCTCTCGGTGTCCCATGCCGAGGCGCTCGAAAAGGCCATCGTGTTCGGCCTTGACAACGGCTTCGACGTTCTGCTGCTCAACGGTAGTGCGGCGGTCGGTCGCGACTGGCCGGAGCTTGCCGGCCCGCCCGATCTTTCGCTCATGCGCGATGCCATCCGCATCCTTCGCCGCCTGAACAAGGAGGAGGAGATCGACCTCCTGTGGTTCGGCGGGATTCGGTCGGGCACCGACGCGGCCAAGCTGATTGGCATGGGCTCGAAATCGCTGGTGTTCGGCATGACCGTGGCCTTCGTGGCCGGTGGTGAGATCATCGGCGATCATGCTCTCGTCTTTGCTCCGGACCTGAGCGAGGATGAGCGCGGCCATGCCGTGGCCAACATCCTGAAGTCGGCCTTGGGCGAAGCGTCGATGATGGCGCGCTGTACCGGAAAGACCAATCTCCACAACCTCGAGCCCGAAGACATGCGCGCGCTCACGCTGGCGACGGCCGAGGCCACGGATATCGTCCTGGCCGGCAAGCACTAG
- a CDS encoding HIT domain-containing protein has product MAFALDPKLDTDTHAVCDLDLCTVRLMNDSRFPWLILVPKREGLVELIDLEGDERRLLTEEIDRATRVLREVAAADKMNVAALGNSVRQLHIHVIARHEGDLAWPGPVWGAGQAEPYGDNVAAGLIADVLGRLDAA; this is encoded by the coding sequence ATGGCCTTCGCGCTCGACCCCAAGCTTGATACAGACACCCATGCCGTCTGCGATCTTGACCTCTGCACCGTGCGGCTGATGAACGACAGCCGTTTCCCTTGGCTGATTCTGGTGCCGAAGCGTGAGGGGCTCGTGGAACTGATCGATCTTGAGGGCGACGAACGCCGCCTGCTGACCGAGGAGATCGATCGTGCCACGCGGGTCCTGCGGGAAGTCGCTGCTGCCGACAAGATGAATGTCGCCGCGCTCGGCAACAGCGTGCGCCAGCTCCACATCCACGTCATTGCGCGGCACGAGGGCGATCTGGCCTGGCCTGGGCCGGTCTGGGGAGCCGGCCAGGCCGAACCTTATGGTGACAATGTGGCCGCTGGGCTGATCGCCGATGTCCTCGGGCGTCTCGACGCCGCCTGA
- a CDS encoding TlyA family RNA methyltransferase, translated as MAASKRMRIDQLLVQRGLAESRTRAQALVMAGVVFSGESRIDKPGQQISPDAAINMRGRDHPWVSRGGLKLDHALQHFEIDVSDKIALDLGASTGGFTDVLLSRSAARVYAVDVGHGQLAWSLRQDERVVVLEKTNVRTLDAALVPDPPEVIVGDLSFISLTVGLPAALALAAPGAVLVVLIKPQFEAGADQVGKAGVVRDRAVHDQVCESIRSWLSDESGWTVLGITDSPVTGAAGNREFLIAASKPA; from the coding sequence ATGGCGGCTTCCAAACGCATGCGGATCGACCAGCTGCTCGTCCAGCGCGGCCTGGCCGAGAGCCGCACCCGTGCGCAAGCGCTCGTCATGGCCGGCGTGGTCTTCTCCGGCGAGAGCCGGATCGACAAGCCGGGACAGCAGATTTCGCCCGATGCTGCCATCAACATGCGCGGGCGCGACCATCCCTGGGTCAGTCGCGGCGGCCTCAAGCTCGATCACGCCCTGCAGCACTTCGAGATCGACGTCTCGGACAAGATTGCCCTCGACCTCGGCGCCTCCACGGGCGGCTTCACCGATGTGTTGCTGAGCCGTAGCGCGGCGCGCGTCTACGCGGTCGATGTCGGCCACGGACAGCTCGCCTGGTCGCTTCGGCAGGACGAGCGTGTCGTGGTGCTGGAAAAGACCAACGTGCGCACCCTTGATGCCGCTCTCGTCCCCGACCCGCCGGAGGTCATCGTCGGCGATCTCAGCTTCATCTCGCTGACGGTTGGCCTGCCTGCCGCACTCGCGCTGGCCGCACCAGGCGCCGTGCTTGTCGTCTTGATCAAGCCGCAGTTCGAGGCCGGCGCCGATCAGGTCGGCAAGGCCGGCGTCGTACGTGACCGCGCCGTTCACGATCAGGTCTGCGAGAGCATCCGGTCCTGGCTGTCAGACGAGAGCGGCTGGACCGTTCTGGGCATCACCGACAGCCCCGTCACCGGTGCCGCCGGCAACCGCGAGTTCCTGATCGCAGCCAGCAAGCCTGCCTGA
- a CDS encoding cell wall hydrolase, whose amino-acid sequence MAHVTINRVKSRLFPGSICDVVAQGGQNAQGGACQFSWWCKGLDD is encoded by the coding sequence GTGGCCCATGTCACGATCAATCGGGTCAAGAGTCGGCTCTTCCCCGGCTCGATCTGCGATGTCGTGGCCCAAGGCGGTCAGAACGCCCAAGGCGGTGCTTGTCAGTTCAGCTGGTGGTGCAAGGGGCTTGATGACTGA
- a CDS encoding phytanoyl-CoA dioxygenase family protein → MFTLTRDQIDSFRNDGFVFGENFVDDATIDATRESYEQMFRGNFETGVFPDEVNWQEGKSDPSLTRQICCGWKGNLTVARTVLREDIGRACAQLAGWPGARVFVDNVLWKPAGTRSLGMHQDAAYLPWMNPQEILSCWIALDDTAADGGTMEVVSGSHKWAVSPPEGEFHGPEDYQEFMRKAADAEGIEDPEIVPIVVKRGSGSFHHGLTWHGSGPNRSGNPRRSLVVHCISSETEYVPEHINVGIGPVYGRYMRRDGVRLMDENHFPILWTEDGRRSAWIDDYLKAAL, encoded by the coding sequence ATGTTCACATTGACCCGGGACCAGATTGACAGCTTCCGAAACGACGGTTTCGTGTTTGGTGAGAACTTCGTGGACGATGCGACCATCGACGCGACCCGCGAGAGTTACGAACAGATGTTCAGGGGTAACTTCGAGACCGGCGTGTTCCCCGACGAGGTGAACTGGCAGGAGGGCAAGAGCGATCCCAGCCTGACGCGCCAGATCTGCTGCGGATGGAAAGGCAACCTGACGGTGGCGCGCACCGTCCTGCGCGAGGACATCGGACGCGCCTGCGCCCAGCTTGCCGGTTGGCCCGGCGCGCGCGTGTTCGTCGACAATGTCTTGTGGAAGCCGGCCGGTACCCGCTCCCTGGGCATGCATCAGGATGCGGCCTATCTGCCGTGGATGAATCCTCAGGAGATACTCTCTTGCTGGATCGCGCTGGACGATACGGCTGCCGACGGCGGCACGATGGAAGTGGTCTCGGGCTCGCACAAATGGGCGGTGTCACCGCCCGAGGGTGAGTTCCACGGCCCGGAGGACTATCAGGAGTTCATGCGCAAGGCCGCAGATGCGGAGGGGATCGAAGACCCTGAAATCGTGCCGATCGTCGTGAAGAGGGGATCGGGCTCGTTCCACCATGGCCTGACCTGGCACGGCTCCGGTCCCAACCGGAGCGGCAACCCGCGGCGCTCGCTGGTGGTGCACTGCATCTCGTCGGAAACCGAGTATGTACCGGAACACATCAATGTCGGGATCGGCCCGGTCTACGGCCGCTACATGCGCCGTGACGGCGTACGCCTGATGGACGAGAACCATTTCCCGATCCTGTGGACCGAAGACGGTCGTCGCAGCGCCTGGATCGACGATTATCTGAAGGCGGCCTTATGA
- a CDS encoding GMC family oxidoreductase N-terminal domain-containing protein, translating into MPAPPDVFWPTALINGQLCVRGHGRDYDEWTQIGCRGGSFDDVLPCFRKSGNWKGPGNVRRGTGGPLGTVPGRDDNPLYIALIKAGRELGNLVTNDCNGTRQQGFGLSQYTHDHSFPLRHSASNAYLMPARRRRNITVVTGARVLKLCVEDKYCT; encoded by the coding sequence GTGCCGGCTCCGCCGGATGTGTTCTGGCCGACCGCGTTGATCAACGGGCAGCTTTGTGTCCGGGGTCACGGGCGTGACTACGACGAGTGGACCCAGATCGGCTGCCGCGGCGGGTCGTTCGACGATGTGCTGCCTTGTTTCCGCAAGTCGGGGAACTGGAAGGGGCCGGGAAACGTGCGGCGCGGGACCGGCGGTCCGCTGGGCACGGTGCCGGGGCGCGACGACAACCCGCTCTACATCGCCCTCATCAAGGCAGGCCGCGAGCTCGGCAACCTCGTCACCAACGACTGCAACGGAACGCGGCAGCAAGGCTTCGGGCTGTCGCAATACACCCATGACCACAGCTTCCCGCTGCGCCATTCGGCGTCGAACGCCTATCTCATGCCGGCACGGCGTCGTCGTAACATCACCGTGGTGACAGGCGCCCGCGTTCTGAAGCTTTGCGTCGAGGATAAGTATTGCACCTGA
- a CDS encoding 1-deoxy-D-xylulose-5-phosphate synthase, with product MTISNSTPLLDRIKIPADMRDLSIEELKQLADELRRETIDAVSTTGGHLGAGLGVVELTVAIHHVFDTPHDRLIWDVGHQCYPHKILTGRRDRIRTLRQGGGLSGFTKRAESEYDPFGAAHSSTSISAGLGMAVARDLQGDSREVIAVIGDGAMSAGMAYEAMNNAGARDSRLIVILNDNEMSIAPPIGAMSAYLAKILSSQTYRSARHVAKEIAARFPKTVETTARRFEEYAKGMVTGGTLFEELGFYYIGPVDGHDIEQLVPILKNLRDTDEDTPVLIHCITQKGKGYEPAEQADDKYHGVSKFDVITGAQAKPTPKAPSYTGVFAEALIAEAEADERVCAITAAMPSGTGLDKFAKAFPDRAFDVGIAEQHGVTFAAGLASEGCKPFAAIYSTFLQRAYDQVIHDVAIQRLPVRFAIDRAGLVGADGPTHAGAFDVAYLGTLPHFVVMAAADECELMHMVATAAAIDDAPSAVRYPRGEGVGLELPERGTPIEIGRGRIMREGTTIAILSFGARLQECLSAAAELATRGLSTTVADARFCTPLDTDLVGRLAREHEVLITIEEGSIGGFSAHVLNHLARNDLLDGLKVRPMMLPAAFIDQAKPREMYDEAGLNAPQIVETALMALGHDLSETPARA from the coding sequence GTGACCATCTCCAATTCGACCCCATTGCTCGACCGCATCAAGATTCCGGCAGACATGCGCGACCTTTCGATCGAGGAGCTCAAGCAGCTTGCCGACGAATTGCGGCGCGAGACGATCGATGCGGTCTCGACCACCGGCGGCCACCTCGGTGCGGGCCTCGGCGTTGTCGAACTGACCGTCGCCATCCATCACGTCTTTGATACGCCGCATGACCGTCTGATCTGGGACGTTGGGCACCAGTGTTACCCCCACAAGATTCTGACCGGCCGACGCGACCGCATTCGCACCCTGCGCCAGGGCGGCGGCCTCTCGGGCTTCACGAAACGGGCCGAGAGCGAGTACGACCCCTTCGGCGCGGCGCACAGCTCGACATCGATTTCGGCGGGGCTCGGCATGGCGGTGGCGCGCGACCTGCAGGGCGACAGTCGTGAAGTGATCGCTGTCATCGGCGATGGCGCCATGTCGGCCGGTATGGCCTATGAGGCGATGAACAATGCCGGTGCCCGTGATTCGCGCCTGATCGTCATTCTCAACGACAACGAGATGTCGATCGCTCCGCCGATCGGTGCGATGAGCGCCTACCTGGCCAAGATTCTTTCATCGCAGACTTACCGCTCGGCCCGTCATGTCGCCAAGGAGATCGCCGCACGCTTCCCGAAGACCGTCGAGACCACGGCGCGCCGCTTCGAGGAGTATGCAAAGGGTATGGTAACCGGCGGCACGCTGTTCGAGGAGCTGGGCTTCTACTACATCGGCCCGGTCGACGGGCACGATATCGAGCAGCTCGTGCCGATCCTGAAGAACCTGCGCGATACCGACGAGGACACACCAGTCCTGATCCACTGTATCACGCAGAAGGGCAAGGGTTACGAGCCTGCCGAACAGGCCGACGACAAGTACCATGGCGTTTCCAAGTTCGACGTTATCACCGGAGCGCAGGCCAAGCCGACACCCAAGGCGCCAAGCTACACCGGTGTCTTCGCCGAAGCGCTGATTGCCGAAGCCGAAGCCGACGAGCGCGTCTGCGCCATCACTGCGGCCATGCCGTCGGGCACCGGCCTCGACAAGTTCGCCAAGGCCTTCCCCGATCGAGCCTTCGACGTGGGCATTGCGGAACAGCACGGCGTCACGTTCGCGGCGGGTCTTGCGTCCGAGGGCTGCAAGCCCTTCGCCGCGATTTACTCGACCTTCCTCCAGCGCGCCTACGACCAGGTCATCCACGATGTGGCAATCCAGCGCCTGCCCGTGCGTTTCGCCATCGACCGCGCCGGGCTGGTCGGCGCCGACGGCCCGACCCATGCTGGCGCGTTTGATGTCGCTTATCTCGGCACCCTGCCCCATTTCGTCGTCATGGCCGCCGCCGACGAGTGCGAACTGATGCACATGGTGGCCACCGCGGCCGCTATCGACGACGCGCCGTCTGCCGTGCGTTATCCCCGCGGCGAAGGCGTAGGACTTGAGCTCCCCGAGCGTGGAACCCCCATCGAGATCGGACGGGGGAGGATCATGCGCGAGGGAACCACCATCGCCATCCTGTCGTTCGGCGCACGCCTTCAGGAATGCCTCAGCGCCGCCGCCGAGCTGGCCACACGCGGGTTGTCGACCACGGTCGCCGACGCGCGTTTCTGCACACCGCTCGACACCGACCTGGTCGGCCGTCTCGCGCGCGAGCACGAGGTTCTGATAACGATCGAGGAAGGCTCGATCGGTGGCTTTTCGGCCCATGTTCTGAATCATCTGGCCAGGAACGACCTGCTCGACGGCCTCAAGGTCAGGCCGATGATGCTGCCCGCGGCGTTCATCGACCAGGCCAAGCCGCGGGAGATGTACGACGAAGCGGGTCTTAATGCCCCGCAGATCGTCGAAACCGCGCTGATGGCGCTTGGCCACGACCTCTCGGAAACGCCCGCCAGGGCCTGA